The Caulobacter sp. FWC2 region TGACGCACGCTTTCGGGAGCTTTGCGGACATTCCACCCTCCTGACTTATCGTTGTTCAGGAGTGTACCGGTGTTATGCGGAGCGGCAAGCGGCCCTTGGGGAAGCTCAGCGCCCGAAGCGCGCCGGCGTATAGGTGGCCGTACAGGCGGCGTTGCACTGGGCCCAGCGGCCGCCGCAGCCGTCGTCGTCGCCGCTGGCCTGGCAGAAGTAGAGCGTCTTCGAACAGGTCGCCTTGCACTGCTGGGCGTCGCCGGCGGGCCGGCTCTGGGCCAGCGGGATCGGAGCGGGCAGGACAAAGCTGGTCGCGCCGACGGGGGCGGCGACGACCGTGACGGGCTTCTTGGCTTTCGGCGGGGCCGGGATCGTCGCCTGGCCGGCCAGGGCCGGGCCGGCCAAGGCGAGGATCAGCAGGACCAGAAGGGGGCGGCGCATGAAGCGACCCTAGCGCGCCGGGGTAAAGGCCCGATTAACCATGTTTCTCGGGTTCGGACCCTATCGGCGAACTGCGGAAGCGGAGCGCACTACCGCGTCGGGCTGACCCGCCACACCGCATTCCCCACGTCGTCGGCCACCAGCAGCGCGCCCAAGCTGTCCACCGTCACGCCGACCGGCCGGCCTTGAGCCTTGCCGTTGGCGTCCAGGAAGCCGGTCAGGAAATCCTCGACCCCGCCGGCGGGCTTGCCGTCGATGAACGGCACGAAGATCACCTTGTAGCCCGCCTGCGGATTACGGTTCCACGAGCCGTGCTGGCCGACGAACGTCCCACCCCAATATCGGGCCGGGAAGCTCTTGCCTGTATAGAAGGTCAGGCCCAGCGAGGCGGTGTGGGCGCCCAGGGCGTAGTCGGGGACGGTGGCGCGCTCGACGAGGTCGGGGCGGCGGTCCTTGTCCTTGACCCGCTTGTCGACGTGGCGGCCGTAGTAGCTGTAGGGCCAGCCGTAGAAACCGCCCTCGCGGACCGAGGTCATGTAGTCGGGCACCAGGTCGTTGCCCAGCTCGTCGCGCTCGTTGACGGCGGTCCACAGCTGGCCATTGGCCGGGTTCCAGGACAGGCCGACGGGATTGCGCAGGCCCGAGGCGAAGATCCGCTGCTGGCCCGTGGCGAGGTCGATTTCGTGGATCGCGGCGCGGCCCTCCTCGGCCGGGATGCCGTTCTCGCCGACATTGCTGTTCGAACCGACGCTCGCATAGAGCTTTGAGCCGTCCGCGCTGGCGATGATGTTCTTGGTCCAGTGGTGGTTGATCGGCCCGCCCGGCAGGTCGGCGACCTTGCGCGGCGGCGCCGAGATGCGGGTCGCGCCGGTCGTGTAGGGGAAGGCGACGACGGCGTCGGCGTTGGCGACGTAGAGCGTGTCGCCGACCAGGGCCATGCCGAACGGCGAGTGCAGGCCGGTCAGGAACGGGACCTTCATCTCCGCCACGCCGTCGTGGTCGGCGTCGCGCAGCAGGGTGATGCGGTCGGCGCTGGGCACGCCGGCCCCGGCCTTCTTCATCAGCTTGGTCTCGAAGAAGCCCTTCAGTCCCTTGGGCTTCTCGCCGTCGGAGGGTTTGTTGCTCTCGGCGACCAGCACGTCGCCGTTGGGCAGGACGAGCAGCCAGCGCGGATGGTCCAGGCCTTGCGCGAACGGCTGCACTTGGAAGCCGGCCGGGGCTTTGGGCGTCACGCCGGCCGGCCAGCCGACGACGTCGGAGACCTTGACGGTCGGGATCAGGCTCTTGCTGGGCTTGGGCAGTTGCGGATTAGGGCCGTAGCCGACGGCGCTGTTCTGTTGGCCATTGCTCTGGCCGCAGGCGGCGAGGGCGGTCAACGCCACACCGACGATCAAGATTTCGCGAAACCGACGCCGCATTGAACGCTTCCCTCTTCATCCTGCGTTCAACGCGCAGGGTGTTTGTTCTGTTCTTGTAGTTCATACGGTTCGTCGATGGTGAAGTTCCAGTCCCTCGCTTGGCAAACGTCCCTTTTGGGTCGCCGGCGGATTTTGGCCGGCCTCGCGGCGCTGGCCATGCCGGGCGCCGCGTTCGCGGACATGCGCAAAGGCAAGCCGCTGGCGAAGCCCGCGCCGCCGCCGGCTCTTCCGGTGGTCACGGTGCTGGGCGACTCGATCACGGCGGGTCTGGGTCTGGCGCAGGATCTCTCCATGCCGGCGCGCCTACAGGCGGCGCTGGAGCGGATGGGCGCGCCGTCGCGGGTGCGGAACCTGGGCGTGCTGGGCGACACCAGCGCCAACGGCCTGGCGCGCGTCGACCGCGTGCCCGCCGAGAGCCTGGTCTGCGTGGTGGCGCTGGGCGGCAACGACCTGCTGCTGGGCGTCGACCCGTCGATGACCAAGGCCAATCTGAGGGCCATCGTCCAGCACCTGAAGACGAAGAACATCCGCGTGGTGCTGGCCGGAGTCCGCGCCCCGGGCCTGCTGGGCGTCGACTATGCCCGCCGCTTCACCCAGCTCTATCCGGACCTGGCGAGGGAGCAAGGCGTGTTCTACGCGCCGGATTTCCTGACGGGCGTGATCGGGGTGTCGCGCTACATGCAGCGCGACGGGATCCATCCCAATGCCGACGGGGCCAGGATCATCGCCGACCGCCTGGCGCCGGTGGTGGCGCAGGCGCTGAAGGCTTAGGGACAAGATGCTCCCCGCGATGCGGGGGAGCTGTCACGGAGTGACTGAGGGGGCCTTCACGGCTAAGGCCCAGCTCGCCCCCTCCGGTCCTGCGGACCACCTCCCCCGCATCGCGGGGGAGGATACCTACTCGGCGATGTGAGGCTTCTTGGCCGCCACGTGGTGGTGGTTGCCGAACAGGCGGCCCATCAGGCGCTCGGAGCGCGTCTTCAGGCCGTCCATCAGGATGAACACCACCGGGATGTAGAGCAGCGACAGCAGGGTCGAGGTGATCAGGCCGCCGATGACCGCGATGGCCATGGGGGCCCGGAACTCGACTTCCGCGCCGAGGCCGATGGCGGTGGGCAGCATGCCCGCGCCCATGGCCACGGTGGTCATCAGGATCGGCCGGGCCCGCTTGTGCGCGGCGTCGATGATCGCCGTGCGCTTGTCCATGCCGTGTTCCTTCATGGCCATGATCGCGTACTCGACCAGCAGGATCGAGTTCTTGGCCGCGATGCCCATCAGCATCAGGATCCCGATCAGGGTCGAGATCGAGAAGCTGGAGTGGGCCAGCACCAGCAGGCCGAAGGCGCCACCGATGGCCAGCGGCAGGGCCACCATGATGGTGATCGGGTGGGCGAAGCTGCGGAACAGCAGCACCAGCACGACGTACATCAAGAGGATGCCGGTGATCAGCGCGCCCAGGAAGCCGGTGACCATCTCCTGGATGAACTCGGCGTCGCCGGCGGCCACTTCCTTGACCCCGTTCGGCAGGGTCTTGACCGAGGGTAGGGCGTGGACGCGCTTGGCGGCCTCGCCGACGACGATGCCGTCCAGCTCGGCGGTGATCGTGGCCACGCGCGCCCGGTCGCGGCGTTCGACCTGCGAGGGACCGGCGCCGAAGCGCACGTCGGCGACGGCGTTCAGCGGCACGGGGCCGTTGGGCGACGGCACCTGCAGGGTCTGCAGGACGGCGATGTCCTCGCGCGCGGTCTGGCTGAGGCGCAGGCGGATCGGCACCTGGCGGTCGCCCAGATTGTACTTGGGCAGGTTCTGGTCGACGTCGCCGATGGTGGCGACGCGCACGGCCTGGGAGATCGCCCCGGCCGAGACGCCGGCGCGGGCGGCCTGGTCGGCCTTGGGCGTGACGACGATCTCGGGACGGGCGATCGAGGCGGTGTTGACCACGTGGGCCAGGCCCGGAACGCCGCGCATCTCGGCCTCGACCTTGCGGGCCGCCGCTTCCAGGGCCGGGCCGTTGTCGCTGACCAGGCTCAGGGTGTAGCTGCCGCCGCTGGACGGGCCGCCGCCGTTGTTGCTGCCCGAGCCGATCCGCGCGCCGGGAACGGCGGCGAACTGGTCGACCATCTGGCGGCTGAACACCTTCTGGCTGATGCGTTCCTTCTTGTCGGTCAGGTCGGCGGTCAGGCTGGCCTTGTTGACGCCGCCGTCGCTGCCGACCGCGGCATAGACGCTGACCACTTCCTTGCGGGCCAGCAGTTCGCGGGTCACGCGCTGCACGATGGCGTCGGTCTCGTCCAGTGTGGCGCCGGGCGGCAGCTCGACCGAGAACTCGGCGCGGCCGCGATCGACCTGGGGCTGGAACTCGAACGGCAGGCGGGTGGCCAGCAGGATCGAGATGACGAACATCGGGATGCCCATCGCCAGCACCTTCCAGCGATTGCGCAGACCCCAGTTCAGCGCCTTCAGGTACGGACCCATCCAAGCCGGGTCCTTGTCCTCGTGCTTGTCGTCGGCCTTCAGCATGTAGGCGCCCATCAGCGGCGTCAGCAGGCGGGCGACCACCAGCGAGAACAGCACCGAGATACAGGCGGCCAGGGCGAAGGCCTTGAAGAACTGCCCGATGATGCCGGGCATGAAGCCTACCGGGGCGAACACCGCCACGATGGTGAAGGTGGTGGCCACGACGGCCAGGCCGATCTCGTCGGCGGCCTCCATCGCCGCCGCATAGGGGCTTTTGCCGCCGCGCATGTGGCGGACGATGTTCTCGATCTCCACGATGGCGTCGTCGACCAGGATGCCGACGGTCAGCGACAGGGCCAGCAGGGTGATGCCGTTCAGCGACTGGTTCAGCGGCGCCAGGATGGCGAAGGTCGGGAACAGCGACATCGGGATGGCCACCGCCGCCAGCAGGGTGGCGCGCCAGTCGCGCAGGAACAGCAGCACGACCAGCACCGCCAGGATCGCGCCGACGATCAGGGCTTCCATCGAGGCGACATAGCTCTCCTCGATGTATTTGACGTTCGAGGTGATCTCCTCGATCTCGATCTCGGGATGATCCTTGTCGAGCTTGTCGACGGCCTTGCGGATCTTCTCGGCGGTCTGCACCTCCGAGGCGCCGCGGCCGCGGACCATGTTGAAGGTGACGACTTCCTGGCCGTCATAGCGGGCGCGCGAGCGGGGCTCGGCCCAGTGGTCGGTGACCTGGCCCAGGTCGGCCAGGCGCACGGTGCCGCCGCTGGAGACGGGCACGCGGGTCTCGCGCAGCTGCTCGACCGAACCGGCCGCGCCCAGTGTGCGGATGGCGCGCTCGGCGCCCGAGATGGTCACGCGGCCGCCGGGCAGGTCGGCGTTCGAGGACACCAGGGCCTGGCTGACGGCGGCGGCGGTGACGCCGCGCGCGGCCAGGCGATCGGGATCGAGCGCGATCTCGATCTCGCGGCTGACGCCGCCCTGGCGGTTGACCTCGCGTACGCCCTTGATGGCCAGCAGGGCGCGGCTGACGTCGTTGTCGACGAACCAGCTGCGCTGCTCGGGCGTCAGGGTCGGGGCCTTGACGACATAGGTGATCAGGCTGCCGCCGGAGATGTCGACCCGGGTGACGATCGGCTCCTGCATGTCCTGGGGCAGGGAGCCGCGCAAGTTGGACATGGCGTTGCGTACGTCGTTTGTGACGCGCTCGTGGTCGACCCCGAGCTCGAACTCGATGACGGTGGTCGAAGCGCCGTCGACGACGGTGGAGTTGATATGGCGCACCTGGCCCAGGCCCGCGATCGAGTCCTCGATCAGGCGGGTGACCTGGGTTTCCAGCTCCTGTGGCGCGGCGCCGGGGCGCACGGCCGTGACGACGACGTACGGCAGGTCGACGTCGGGATTGTTGTTGATCCGCATGCTCTTGAAGCCGACGATGCCGGCGAAGCAGAGCAGTATGAACAGCATGATGACGGGGATCGGGTTCTTGATCGCCCAGGAGGAGATGTTGCGCATCGGTCTGTCGTCCTCAGCGCGCGGTCTTGATGGCGGCGCCGACGCGGACCAGGTCGCCCTCGCCCAGGAAGCCGGCGCCCTCGACCACCACCTGCTCGCCCGCGTTCAGGCCGGTGGCGGCGACGCGGTCGCCGGTGCTGGTCAGGATGGCGATGCGGCGGAAGTGAACCCTCTTGGCGGCGTCGACCACGAACACGCCGGGGCGGTTCTCGCGGTACAGCACCGAGGCCGACGGTACGACCAGGGCGGGCTGGTCGCCGGCGTCGATCGTGGCGCGGGCGAACATGCCCGGACGGAAGCCGCCCATCGACGACAGGGCGATCCGCGCCGTGCCGATGCGGGTCTGGGCGTTGACTTCAGAGGTGACGATACGGACGCGGCCGGTCATCTCGCCGACCTTGTCGGAATAGATCTTGGCCGACATGCCGGCCTTGACCGCGCCGAGGTCGCTCTCGGGGATGTCGGCGTCCAGTTCCAGGCGGCTGTCGCGGACGATGCGGAACAGCTCCGAACCGGTGCTGACGATCTGGCCCTTGGTGACGCTGCGACGGCTGATCAGGCCGCCGACCGGGGCGCGGATCGAGGTCTGGGCCACGCGCGCGGCGGTCTCGCCCCGGCCCGCCTCTGCGGCGGCCAGGTTGGCGGCGGCGGTGCCTTGGCGCGCCGTAGCGGTGTCGAGGCCGGCCTGGCTGAGATAGCCCTTAGCCTGCAGCTCCTTGGCGCGGTTGAGGGCGGCGCTGGCCTCGGCCAGGGTGGCCTTGGCGCTGGCGACGGCGGCGTCCTGCTGGCGCAGCTGGGCGCTGATCAGCGCGCTGTTCAGTTGGACCAGGATCTGGCCCGCCTGAACGGTCTGGCCTTCCTCGGCGTTGACGGCGACGGCGGTCAGGCCGCCGGTCTCGGCGCCGACCGGCACCTCTTCCCACGGCGAGATCGTGCCGGTGGCGTTGATCTGGCGGGCGATCGGCTGGCTGGAGACCGTGGCGAGGCTGACCGTCGCCGAAGCGCTCGGCGCGGCCCGCGTCTTTTTCTCCGGCTTTTTCCCGCATCCGGCCAGAGCGATCGCGCTCACGCCCAGGACCAAGACCAGCGCGCTCAGAGTCGGGCGGCGCCCATTGATCCCGTTCAGCACGAAAATTCCCCCAGCAACAAATAGAGCCCGACGGCCTTCTAGCCGACAAACCTCGGGTCGCTGAGTTAATTTGCCGTAAGACGATAAGAAGAGCGGTTCCTCCCTCTCGAAGAGGGAGGGTTCAACTACAGTCGCTCGACGATCGTCACGTTGGCCAGCCCGCCGCCCTCGCACATGGTCTGCAGGCCGTAGCGCGCGCCGCGGTCCTGCATCGCATGCACCAGGGTGGTCATCAGCTTGGCGCCGGAGCCGCCCAGCGGGTGGCCCAGGGCGATGGCGCCGCCGTGGACGTTCAGCCGGTCGGGATCGGCGCCGATGACCTTCAGCCAGGCGGTCGGCACCGAGGCGAAGGCCTCGTTGACTTCGTAGAGGTCGATGTCGCCGATCTTCAGCCCCGCCCGTTCCAGCGCCTTCTCGGTGGCGGGGATCGGGGCTTCCAGCATGATCACCGGGTCGTGGCCGATCACGGTCATGCTGTGGATCCGCGCCAGCGGCTTGACGCCCAGAGCCTTGAGCCCGCGCTCGTTGACGATCATCACGCCGGCCGCGCCGTCGCAGATCTGGCTGGAGGTGGCGGCCGTCAGGCGGCCGTCCTCGGTCAGCAGCTTCACCGAGCCGATCGACTCCAGGGTGGCGTCCCAGCGGATGCCCTCGTCGGCGGCGTGGATCTCGGTCGCGCCGTCCGCCAGCGCGACCTCGATCGGCACGATCTCGGCGGCGAACTTTCCGCCCTTGGTAGCGGCCATGGCCCGCTGGTGGCTGGACAGGGCGTAGGCGTCCAGCTCAGCTCGCGACAGGTCGTACTTCTTGGCGATCGTCTCGGCGCCGGCGAACTGGCTGAACTGGATGCCGGGATAGCGCTCTTCCATGCGCGGGCTCTTGTAGGTCCCGAAGCCGTTCTTGTAGGGCAGGGCGGAGGACAGCCCCATCGGCACGCGGCTCATGCTCTCGACGCCGCCGGCGATGACCACGTCCATGGCGCCCGACATCACGGTGGCGGCGGCGAAGTGGATGGCCTGCTGCGACGAGCCGCACTGGCGGTCGACCGAGGTGGCCGGCACGCTCTCGGGCAGGCTGGAGGCCAGCACCGCGTTGCGGGCGATGTTGATGGCCTGTTCGCCGACCTGGCCGACGCAGCCCATGATCACGTCCTCGATAAGGGCCGGGTCGGCGCCGCTGCGCGCCACCAGGGCGTCCAGCACGGTCGCGGCCAGATCGGCTGGATGCCAGCCCGAGACCTTGCCGCCCTTGCGCCCGCCGGCCGTCCGCGCGGCCGC contains the following coding sequences:
- a CDS encoding sorbosone dehydrogenase family protein, which codes for MRRRFREILIVGVALTALAACGQSNGQQNSAVGYGPNPQLPKPSKSLIPTVKVSDVVGWPAGVTPKAPAGFQVQPFAQGLDHPRWLLVLPNGDVLVAESNKPSDGEKPKGLKGFFETKLMKKAGAGVPSADRITLLRDADHDGVAEMKVPFLTGLHSPFGMALVGDTLYVANADAVVAFPYTTGATRISAPPRKVADLPGGPINHHWTKNIIASADGSKLYASVGSNSNVGENGIPAEEGRAAIHEIDLATGQQRIFASGLRNPVGLSWNPANGQLWTAVNERDELGNDLVPDYMTSVREGGFYGWPYSYYGRHVDKRVKDKDRRPDLVERATVPDYALGAHTASLGLTFYTGKSFPARYWGGTFVGQHGSWNRNPQAGYKVIFVPFIDGKPAGGVEDFLTGFLDANGKAQGRPVGVTVDSLGALLVADDVGNAVWRVSPTR
- a CDS encoding arylesterase; protein product: MPGAAFADMRKGKPLAKPAPPPALPVVTVLGDSITAGLGLAQDLSMPARLQAALERMGAPSRVRNLGVLGDTSANGLARVDRVPAESLVCVVALGGNDLLLGVDPSMTKANLRAIVQHLKTKNIRVVLAGVRAPGLLGVDYARRFTQLYPDLAREQGVFYAPDFLTGVIGVSRYMQRDGIHPNADGARIIADRLAPVVAQALKA
- a CDS encoding efflux RND transporter permease subunit is translated as MRNISSWAIKNPIPVIMLFILLCFAGIVGFKSMRINNNPDVDLPYVVVTAVRPGAAPQELETQVTRLIEDSIAGLGQVRHINSTVVDGASTTVIEFELGVDHERVTNDVRNAMSNLRGSLPQDMQEPIVTRVDISGGSLITYVVKAPTLTPEQRSWFVDNDVSRALLAIKGVREVNRQGGVSREIEIALDPDRLAARGVTAAAVSQALVSSNADLPGGRVTISGAERAIRTLGAAGSVEQLRETRVPVSSGGTVRLADLGQVTDHWAEPRSRARYDGQEVVTFNMVRGRGASEVQTAEKIRKAVDKLDKDHPEIEIEEITSNVKYIEESYVASMEALIVGAILAVLVVLLFLRDWRATLLAAVAIPMSLFPTFAILAPLNQSLNGITLLALSLTVGILVDDAIVEIENIVRHMRGGKSPYAAAMEAADEIGLAVVATTFTIVAVFAPVGFMPGIIGQFFKAFALAACISVLFSLVVARLLTPLMGAYMLKADDKHEDKDPAWMGPYLKALNWGLRNRWKVLAMGIPMFVISILLATRLPFEFQPQVDRGRAEFSVELPPGATLDETDAIVQRVTRELLARKEVVSVYAAVGSDGGVNKASLTADLTDKKERISQKVFSRQMVDQFAAVPGARIGSGSNNGGGPSSGGSYTLSLVSDNGPALEAAARKVEAEMRGVPGLAHVVNTASIARPEIVVTPKADQAARAGVSAGAISQAVRVATIGDVDQNLPKYNLGDRQVPIRLRLSQTAREDIAVLQTLQVPSPNGPVPLNAVADVRFGAGPSQVERRDRARVATITAELDGIVVGEAAKRVHALPSVKTLPNGVKEVAAGDAEFIQEMVTGFLGALITGILLMYVVLVLLFRSFAHPITIMVALPLAIGGAFGLLVLAHSSFSISTLIGILMLMGIAAKNSILLVEYAIMAMKEHGMDKRTAIIDAAHKRARPILMTTVAMGAGMLPTAIGLGAEVEFRAPMAIAVIGGLITSTLLSLLYIPVVFILMDGLKTRSERLMGRLFGNHHHVAAKKPHIAE
- a CDS encoding efflux RND transporter periplasmic adaptor subunit, whose product is MLNGINGRRPTLSALVLVLGVSAIALAGCGKKPEKKTRAAPSASATVSLATVSSQPIARQINATGTISPWEEVPVGAETGGLTAVAVNAEEGQTVQAGQILVQLNSALISAQLRQQDAAVASAKATLAEASAALNRAKELQAKGYLSQAGLDTATARQGTAAANLAAAEAGRGETAARVAQTSIRAPVGGLISRRSVTKGQIVSTGSELFRIVRDSRLELDADIPESDLGAVKAGMSAKIYSDKVGEMTGRVRIVTSEVNAQTRIGTARIALSSMGGFRPGMFARATIDAGDQPALVVPSASVLYRENRPGVFVVDAAKRVHFRRIAILTSTGDRVAATGLNAGEQVVVEGAGFLGEGDLVRVGAAIKTAR
- a CDS encoding acetyl-CoA C-acetyltransferase gives rise to the protein MGEAYIVAAARTAGGRKGGKVSGWHPADLAATVLDALVARSGADPALIEDVIMGCVGQVGEQAINIARNAVLASSLPESVPATSVDRQCGSSQQAIHFAAATVMSGAMDVVIAGGVESMSRVPMGLSSALPYKNGFGTYKSPRMEERYPGIQFSQFAGAETIAKKYDLSRAELDAYALSSHQRAMAATKGGKFAAEIVPIEVALADGATEIHAADEGIRWDATLESIGSVKLLTEDGRLTAATSSQICDGAAGVMIVNERGLKALGVKPLARIHSMTVIGHDPVIMLEAPIPATEKALERAGLKIGDIDLYEVNEAFASVPTAWLKVIGADPDRLNVHGGAIALGHPLGGSGAKLMTTLVHAMQDRGARYGLQTMCEGGGLANVTIVERL